The Hevea brasiliensis isolate MT/VB/25A 57/8 chromosome 1, ASM3005281v1, whole genome shotgun sequence genome has a window encoding:
- the LOC131179206 gene encoding NADH--cytochrome b5 reductase 1-like → MESLKSHKAEMISIAVALLAIGAGTAYYFYITTKKPKGCLDPENFKEFKLVKRTQLSHNVAKFKFALPTPTSVLGLPIGQHMSCRGKDSLGEEVIKPYTPTTLDSDLGYFELVIKMYPQGRMSHHFREMCEGDYLAVKGPKGRFKYQPNQVRAFGMLAGGTGITPMFQVTRAIVENPNDKTNVHLIYANVTYEDILLKEELDDLANNFPNRFSVYYVLNQPPQGWDGGMGFVSKEMIQTDCPPPAADVQILRCGPPPMNKAMAAHLEALGYTSQMQFQF, encoded by the exons ATGGAGAGTTTAAAGTCTCACAAGGCGGAGATGATAAGCATCGCCGTCGCACTCTTGGCCATCGGTGCGGGAACCGCCTACTATTTCTATATCACCACCAAGAAACCTAAAG GTTGCTTGGACCCTGAAAACTTCAAGGAATTCAAACTTGTTAAGCGCACCCAACTCAGTCATAATGTAGCTAAGTTTAAATTTGCTCTTCCCACACCAACTTCGGTATTGGGACTACCAATTGGACAACATATGAGTTGCAG AGGAAAAGACAGTCTTGGTGAAGAAGTTATCAAGCCATATACTCCCACAACTTTGGACTCTGATCTTGGTTACTTTGAACTAGTTATAAAG ATGTATCCACAAGGAAGGATGTCCCACCATTTTCGAGAGATGTGTGAAGGTGATTACTTGGCTGTGAAGGGACCCAAG GGGCGCTTCAAGTATCAACCTAACCAAGTTAGAGCTTTTGGGATGCTTGCTGGAGGTACTGGAATAACTCCAATGTTCCAA GTTACTAGGGCCATAGTAGAAAATCCCAATGACAAGACCAATGTACATCTTATTTATGCCAATGTCACATATGAGGACATTCTTTTAAAG GAAGAGCTGGATGACCTTGCAAACAATTTTCCTAACCGCTTCAGTGTCTACTATGTTCTGAATCag CCTCCTCAAGGATGGGATGGTGGCATGGGGTTTGTATCCAAGGAAATGATTCAAACCGACTGCCCACCACCAGCAGCAGATGTTCAG ATACTAAGGTGTGGTCCTCCACCAATGAACAAGGCCATGGCTGCTCACCTAGAGGCTCTTGGATACACTTCCCAAATGCAGTTCCAGTTTTAG
- the LOC131179199 gene encoding T-complex protein 1 subunit eta-like, translated as MAAMLQPQIILLKEGTDTSQGKAQLVSNINACTAVADVVRTTMGPRGMDKLIHDDKGTVTISNDGATIMKLLDIVHPAAKILVDIAKSQDSEVGDGTTTVVLLAAEFLKEAKPFVEDGVHPQNLIRSYRTACYLAIEKIKELAISIEGKSLEEKKSLLAKCAATTLSSKLIGGEKEFFAQMVVDAVIAIGNDDRLNMIGIKKVPGGNMRDSFLVNGVAFKKTFSYAGFEQQPKKFLNPKILLLNIELELKSEKENAEIRLSDPSQYQSIVDAEWNIIYEKLDKCVQSGAKVVLSRLAIGDLATQYFADRDIFCAGRVAEEDLQRVAAASGGTVQTTVNNIIDEVLGTCEIFEEKQVGNERFNIFSGCPSGRTATIVLRGGADQFIEEAERSLHDAIMIVRRALKNSTVVAGGGAIDMEISRYLRQHARTIAGKSQLFINSYAKALEVIPRQLCDNAGFDATDVLNKLRQKHALPSGEGAPFGVDINTGGIADSFANFVWEPAVVKINAINAATEAACLVLSVDETVKNPKSESAQGEAAASAMGGRGRGAAFRGRGRGMRRR; from the exons ATGGCAGCCATGCTG CAACCGCAGATCATACTCTTAAAGGAAGGGACGGACACGTCGCAAGGGAAGGCTCAGTTGGTTAGCAACATCAACGCTTGCACCGCGGTGGCCGACGTAGTCAGGACAACGATGGGACCCAGGGGTATGGACAAGCTCATCCACGATGACAAAGGCACTGTTACCATTTCCAACGACGGAGCTACCATTATGAAGTTGCTCGATATTGTCCATCCGGCTGCTAAGATCCTTGTCGACATCGCTAAGTCTCAGGACTCTGAG GTTGGTGATGGAACCACTACAGTAGTATTGCTTGCAGCAGAGTTTTTGAAGGAAGCCAAACCTTTTGTAGAGGATGGAGTCCACCCTCAAAATTTGATACGGAGTTATAGGACTGCATGCTATTTG GCAATTGAGAAAATCAAAGAACTAGCTATAAGCATAGAAGGCAAAAgtctagaagaaaaaaaaagcttACTTGCTAAATGTGCTGCCACAACTCTCTCTTCAAAACTTATCGGTGGGGAGAAAGAGTTCTTTGCACAGATGGTTGTGGATGCTGTTATTGCAATTGGGAatgatgatagactaaatatgaTTGGAATAAAGAAG GTGCCTGGTGGCAACATGCGAGATTCATTTCTAGTGAATGGTGTTGCCTTTAAAAAGACATTTTCATATGCAGGGTTTGAACAACAACCAAAGAAGTTTTTAAATCCAAAGATACTTCTACTCAACATTGAATTGGAATTGAAATCTGAGAAAGAAAATGCAGAGATAAG GCTGTCAGACCCTTCACAGTATCAGTCAAttgttgatgcagaatggaatatCATTTATGAAAAGTTGGATAAATGTGTACAGAGTGGGGCCAAAGTGGTTCTTTCACGTCTGGCTATTGGAGATTTGGCAACTCAG TATTTTGCAGATCGAGATATTTTCTGTGCTGGACGTGTAGCTGAAGAAGATTTGCAAAGGGTTGCAGCTGCAAGTGGTGGAACCGTGCAAACAACTGTCAACAACATAATTGATGAG GTTCTTGGAACTTGTGAGATTTTTGAGGAAAAGCAAGTTGGAAATGAGAGGTTTAACATATTCAGCGGATGCCCTTCTGGAAGAACTGCCACTATCGTTCTTCGTGGCGGAGCAGATCAG TTCATTGAGGAAGCTGAGCGGAGTTTACATGATGCAATCATGATTGTTAGAAGAGCTTTGAAAAACTCAACTGTTGTTGCTGGTGGTGGCGCAATCGAT ATGGAAATAAGCCGATATTTGAGGCAGCATGCTCGCACAATAGCTGGGAAGTCTCAGCTATTTATTAACTCTTATGCAAAAGCCCTTGAG GTTATCCCACGGCAGCTATGTGATAATGCTGGGTTTGATGCAACTGATGTGCTGAACAAATTAAGACAGAAGCATGCACTTCCATCTG GTGAGGGTGCACCTTTTGGAGTGGATATCAACACTGGTGGAATTGCAGATTCATTTGCCAATTTTGTTTGGGAGCCAGCTGTTGTGAAG ATCAATGCTATAAATGCTGCTACTGAGGCTGCATGTCTTGTATTGAGTGTGGATGAGACAGTTAAGAACCCTAAG TCTGAAAGTGCTCAGGGGGAAGCTGCTGCAAGTGCTATGGGTGGTAGAGGGCGTGGAGCTGCTTTTCGTGGTCGTGGACGGGGAATGCGAAGGCGATGA